From the Chiroxiphia lanceolata isolate bChiLan1 chromosome Z, bChiLan1.pri, whole genome shotgun sequence genome, one window contains:
- the MACIR gene encoding UNC119-binding protein C5orf30 homolog isoform X1 gives MEIDINGESRTALSTLPVPLAEVGSAGRTEAEKPRCSSTPCSPMRRTVAGYQILHMNSNYLVGFTTGEELLKLAQKCTGAEENKGESGPNLRSKQLDPGLARSSRLYKTRSRYYQPYEIPAVNGRRRRRMPSSGDKCNKALPYEPYKALHGPLPLCLLKGKRAHSKSLDYLNLDKMSTKEPADTEVLQYQLQHLTLRGDRMFARNST, from the coding sequence atggaaattgaCATAAATGGAGAGTCCAGAACTGCCCTGTCCACTCTCCCTGTACCTCTTGCAGAGgtgggctctgcaggcaggacaGAAGCTGAAAAACCCCGCTGTTCCAGTACCCCCTGCTCACCCATGCGGCGGACAGTTGCAGGATACCAGATTCTCCACATGAATTCTAACTACCTGGTGGGCTTCACAACCggagaggagctgctgaaaTTAGCCCAGAAATGTACAGGAGCTGAAGAGAACAAAGGAGAATCTGGGCCAAACTTGCGCTCCAAGCAGCTGGATCCAGGACTTGCACGCTCCTCCCGTTTGTACAAAACGAGAAGTAGGTACTACCAGCCATATGAAATCCCAGCAGTaaatgggaggaggaggaggcggatGCCCAGCTCAGGGGATAAATGCAATAAAGCTTTACCATATGAACCTTACAAGGCACTTCATGGTCCCCTGCCTCTCTGCCTTTTGAAAGGTAAAAGGGCTCATTCAAAATCCCTGGACTACCTCAATTTAGACAAAATGAGCACTAAGGAACCTGCTGACACAGAAGTGCTACAATACCAGCTCCAACACCTCACCCTTAGAGGGGACCGTATGTTTGCAAGGAATAGCACATGA
- the MACIR gene encoding UNC119-binding protein C5orf30 homolog isoform X2 → MKCICKSYATRKLEDSLVFKMEIDINGESRTALSTLPVPLAEVGSAGRTEAEKPRCSSTPCSPMRRTVAGYQILHMNSNYLVGFTTGEELLKLAQKCTGAEENKGESGPNLRSKQLDPGLARSSRLYKTRSRYYQPYEIPAVNGRRRRRMPSSGDKCNKALPYEPYKALHGPLPLCLLKGKRAHSKSLDYLNLDKMSTKEPADTEVLQYQLQHLTLRGDRMFARNST, encoded by the exons ATGAAGTGTATCTGTAAAAGTTATGCTACACGAAAATTG gaggATAGCCTTgtgtttaaaatggaaattgaCATAAATGGAGAGTCCAGAACTGCCCTGTCCACTCTCCCTGTACCTCTTGCAGAGgtgggctctgcaggcaggacaGAAGCTGAAAAACCCCGCTGTTCCAGTACCCCCTGCTCACCCATGCGGCGGACAGTTGCAGGATACCAGATTCTCCACATGAATTCTAACTACCTGGTGGGCTTCACAACCggagaggagctgctgaaaTTAGCCCAGAAATGTACAGGAGCTGAAGAGAACAAAGGAGAATCTGGGCCAAACTTGCGCTCCAAGCAGCTGGATCCAGGACTTGCACGCTCCTCCCGTTTGTACAAAACGAGAAGTAGGTACTACCAGCCATATGAAATCCCAGCAGTaaatgggaggaggaggaggcggatGCCCAGCTCAGGGGATAAATGCAATAAAGCTTTACCATATGAACCTTACAAGGCACTTCATGGTCCCCTGCCTCTCTGCCTTTTGAAAGGTAAAAGGGCTCATTCAAAATCCCTGGACTACCTCAATTTAGACAAAATGAGCACTAAGGAACCTGCTGACACAGAAGTGCTACAATACCAGCTCCAACACCTCACCCTTAGAGGGGACCGTATGTTTGCAAGGAATAGCACATGA